In the genome of Treponema pedis, one region contains:
- a CDS encoding ABC transporter substrate-binding protein, translated as MKTNFSFSINFNKFATFFFLLSLYGFFLISCKPETSASYSEQSAVSSYNAILQNEMRTTPDFSCPPVKAENFYVPDTPSYLQWYTSEPKDISSQGLKKGGAYYTYLGDIPTSFRYAGPGADNISVRLFNTQMPFLWESLESREFMPCAATCWALDIQNKTVYYKLNENMFWSDGVPCTANDWLFAAKFLKSKLIVDPLQNYRAKNLEIKKINDYCVSVKYLGEQVYSEYELLDITNFKPIAEHFYGGEIPKNWIEKYNRIVEPTTGPYILTEYDINHGLKFTKVKNWWAHSYPHFKGVANFDEIYYRIIVGRKAPAFRKFALGMFDIIHIDNYIEWDSAETSANVKEGFVNLWKGFYVPVSGPTGIFFNTQAKPLDNIFVRQGLYYAIDMDGLIDKAFAGQRKRLHTMGVGQTWGKAEFNNPDIVKPSFNPQKAMEFFAKAGYKTLNSSGILVNDKGEELSFFIFFKDEQEREIFGFLYAQALKAGVNLEFKYYSGGMTNKISSRDYQAWWGALPSYRIPDNYTLLHSSFANKKTFENFFGYSNPELDRLLERFNESGLTYEEKAVINREIEKIVDEAALMVPSYYKNTIDVMAWKWICFPSWLNMRYQNNLDNPMFGYMWFDAEIEAECKKAKAENKMLEENSYSLSGRYK; from the coding sequence TTGAAAACAAACTTTTCTTTCAGTATAAATTTTAATAAATTTGCAACATTTTTTTTTCTTTTAAGTTTGTACGGTTTTTTTTTAATTTCCTGTAAACCTGAGACTTCAGCTTCTTATTCGGAGCAGTCCGCCGTGTCTTCTTATAATGCTATTTTACAAAATGAAATGCGGACAACACCTGATTTTTCCTGTCCGCCCGTTAAAGCTGAAAATTTTTATGTTCCGGATACTCCTTCTTATTTACAATGGTATACTTCGGAGCCTAAAGATATTTCTTCACAAGGTTTAAAAAAAGGCGGAGCGTATTATACATATTTAGGGGATATCCCCACTTCTTTCCGTTATGCGGGCCCCGGCGCGGATAATATTTCCGTTCGGCTTTTTAATACGCAAATGCCGTTTTTGTGGGAATCGCTTGAATCGCGGGAATTTATGCCTTGTGCCGCAACTTGCTGGGCATTGGATATACAAAATAAAACCGTTTATTATAAACTTAATGAAAATATGTTTTGGTCTGACGGTGTTCCTTGTACGGCAAATGATTGGCTTTTTGCCGCGAAATTCTTAAAATCAAAGCTCATTGTAGACCCGCTCCAAAATTACCGTGCAAAAAATCTTGAAATAAAAAAGATAAATGACTATTGCGTTTCCGTTAAATATTTAGGTGAACAAGTTTATTCGGAATATGAGCTTCTTGATATTACCAATTTTAAACCTATTGCAGAGCATTTTTACGGCGGAGAAATTCCTAAAAATTGGATTGAAAAATATAATAGAATTGTTGAGCCTACAACAGGTCCTTATATTTTAACTGAATATGATATTAACCATGGATTGAAATTTACAAAAGTTAAAAATTGGTGGGCTCATTCTTATCCCCATTTTAAAGGTGTTGCAAATTTTGATGAGATTTATTATAGGATAATTGTAGGACGTAAGGCCCCTGCATTTAGGAAATTTGCACTCGGAATGTTTGATATAATTCATATTGATAATTATATCGAATGGGATTCTGCCGAAACAAGTGCAAATGTAAAGGAGGGGTTTGTTAATTTATGGAAGGGGTTTTATGTTCCGGTATCCGGTCCGACCGGAATATTTTTTAATACGCAGGCAAAACCGTTGGATAATATTTTTGTAAGGCAAGGTTTGTATTATGCAATAGATATGGACGGTCTTATCGATAAGGCTTTTGCGGGGCAAAGAAAAAGACTTCATACTATGGGTGTAGGGCAGACTTGGGGAAAGGCTGAATTTAATAATCCCGATATTGTAAAGCCTTCTTTTAATCCTCAAAAAGCTATGGAGTTTTTTGCAAAAGCCGGATATAAAACTCTTAACTCTTCCGGTATTTTGGTAAACGATAAGGGAGAAGAGTTATCTTTTTTTATTTTTTTTAAAGATGAACAAGAACGGGAAATTTTCGGCTTTTTATATGCTCAAGCCTTAAAGGCAGGCGTTAATTTGGAGTTTAAGTATTATTCGGGAGGAATGACTAATAAAATTTCAAGCCGCGATTATCAAGCGTGGTGGGGAGCTCTTCCCTCTTATCGGATTCCCGATAACTATACCTTGCTTCATTCATCTTTTGCAAATAAAAAAACATTTGAAAATTTTTTCGGGTATTCCAATCCCGAGTTGGATAGGCTTTTGGAGCGGTTTAATGAAAGCGGCTTAACTTACGAAGAAAAAGCCGTAATAAACCGGGAGATTGAAAAAATAGTTGATGAAGCCGCCTTAATGGTTCCTTCATATTATAAAAATACTATAGATGTGATGGCATGGAAGTGGATATGTTTTCCTTCATGGCTTAATATGCGTTATCAGAATAATTTAGATAATCCTATGTTCGGTTATATGTGGTTCGATGCGGAAATAGAAGCCGAATGTAAAAAGGCAAAGGCTGAAAATAAAATGCTTGAAGAAAACTCTTATTCGTTAAGCGGCAGATATAAATAA
- a CDS encoding ABC transporter ATP-binding protein: MSREPIFEVENLVQEFAQGKYTKAVVHALNGVTLSVYEGETLGLVGETGCGKSTLCRAMMRLYKPTSGVIRYKGNDITYMPERKLKDVRRDVQMIFQDPAESMNSRMNVGYVIEEPLIIQTEMTADERKDKVLSLLKDVGLPEDAYYRYPHEFSGGQRQRIAIARALAIDPKIVVCDEPVSALDVSVQSQVLNLLLDMQEKRNLTVIFISHGLNVVRHMSDRIAVMYLGNIMELATSSIIYENPVHPYTQALIAAIPDTDPANRRRRIPFTGEIPSPINLPAGCPFHLNCVKKVDKCMTEKPVLRDIGNGHMCACHLV; this comes from the coding sequence ATGAGCAGAGAACCCATTTTTGAAGTTGAAAACTTGGTACAAGAATTTGCACAAGGAAAATATACTAAGGCTGTTGTTCATGCCTTAAACGGTGTAACGCTTTCCGTTTATGAAGGTGAAACTTTGGGGCTTGTAGGGGAAACCGGCTGCGGAAAAAGTACTTTATGCCGCGCTATGATGAGACTTTATAAACCCACTTCCGGTGTAATACGGTACAAAGGTAATGATATTACTTATATGCCGGAAAGAAAGTTAAAAGATGTTCGCCGAGATGTTCAAATGATATTTCAAGACCCAGCCGAATCTATGAATTCCCGTATGAATGTAGGATATGTAATTGAAGAGCCGTTGATTATTCAAACTGAAATGACGGCTGATGAGCGTAAAGACAAGGTTTTAAGTCTTTTAAAAGACGTAGGCCTTCCCGAAGATGCTTATTATAGATATCCGCATGAATTTTCAGGCGGACAAAGGCAGCGTATTGCCATAGCAAGGGCTTTAGCCATTGATCCGAAGATTGTTGTTTGCGATGAACCTGTAAGTGCTTTAGATGTTTCCGTTCAATCACAGGTTTTAAATTTACTTTTAGATATGCAGGAAAAACGAAATCTTACGGTAATATTTATATCGCATGGATTAAATGTTGTTAGACACATGTCGGATAGAATTGCAGTTATGTATTTGGGGAATATTATGGAGCTTGCAACATCTTCAATTATATATGAAAACCCTGTGCATCCTTACACGCAGGCTCTAATTGCAGCGATTCCCGATACGGATCCTGCTAACAGAAGACGAAGAATTCCCTTTACCGGAGAGATTCCTTCTCCTATTAACCTGCCTGCGGGTTGTCCTTTTCATTTAAACTGTGTAAAAAAGGTAGATAAATGTATGACGGAAAAACCGGTTTTAAGAGATATCGGAAACGGTCATATGTGTGCTTGCCATTTAGTTTAA
- a CDS encoding extracellular solute-binding protein, with translation MENIKKFTATIAVVLAFIMLTSSCGGGKTGGASAAEGAVLAAENLTRQELEEGLPDFESPTVEDKELKVEGLPEQVVWLTSYPKDWTSKGTKPGGVFHSSLGEYPTTYRTVGPESNISSRDLFLQSYALLGLNPETKERIPGAATHWAFGADNQTVYYKLNEHVKWSDGNPCTADDYVFMHEFMTSPNLEAPWYNNWYGKREIKKINDYCISVKYLESAKLDKQTLIQSTNVAPRPKHFYGGKLEKGWYEEYNWKAEPVTGPYVFDENASVKGELLVFKRVENWWAREYEYYKNQYNFERIEYKLITGGADVMEGYFYKGELDSFGLAIPAIWRKASANENITNGYINRWMVHFLPAEGLAGIFINTKVPFFSNKKVRQAMYYAIDIQGMIDQALYGEYTRYHNIGVGHYWAGVYFDDTTIKKPDFDPDKAKELLAEAGYTEIGPDGVLMNKAGERASFELLYIAAHHTERLTILKEQAKKAGVEIELKMQASGAFNDVLNRKFQAWWGSMSTYSPPKYWEYFSKSNAEKPLTNNFFGWWSPEMEKLLAIEESGPELDELARIDKEIQRIVHDEALIIPGYYLDFSRIAAWKWIRFPSWGNAKFIDFYGWADPMYFGWMWMDENIKAEVQKAMEEGKTYEPQVWHLAERYILK, from the coding sequence AAAATATCAAAAAGTTTACGGCGACTATAGCGGTCGTATTGGCTTTTATTATGTTGACAAGCTCCTGCGGCGGAGGGAAAACGGGCGGCGCGAGTGCAGCTGAAGGTGCCGTACTGGCTGCTGAAAACCTGACTCGGCAGGAATTGGAAGAAGGCTTACCCGATTTTGAAAGTCCTACAGTTGAAGATAAAGAGCTTAAGGTTGAAGGGCTGCCCGAACAGGTAGTATGGCTTACAAGTTATCCTAAAGATTGGACTTCAAAAGGTACAAAACCGGGAGGTGTTTTTCACAGTTCACTGGGAGAATATCCTACGACATACCGCACTGTGGGACCTGAATCGAATATAAGTTCGAGAGATCTTTTTTTACAGTCATATGCGCTGCTCGGCTTAAACCCTGAAACAAAAGAAAGAATACCGGGTGCCGCAACACACTGGGCTTTCGGCGCGGACAATCAAACCGTGTATTACAAATTAAATGAGCATGTTAAATGGTCGGACGGTAATCCCTGTACGGCTGACGATTATGTATTTATGCACGAGTTTATGACTTCTCCCAATCTTGAAGCCCCGTGGTATAACAACTGGTACGGCAAACGCGAAATAAAAAAAATAAACGATTACTGTATTTCGGTTAAATATTTGGAATCGGCAAAATTGGATAAACAAACTCTTATACAATCCACCAACGTTGCTCCTCGCCCCAAACATTTTTACGGCGGAAAACTTGAAAAAGGGTGGTACGAAGAATATAACTGGAAGGCCGAACCCGTTACGGGACCTTACGTTTTCGATGAAAATGCAAGCGTAAAGGGTGAGCTTTTAGTGTTTAAGCGCGTTGAAAACTGGTGGGCAAGAGAATACGAATATTACAAAAACCAGTATAATTTTGAAAGGATTGAATATAAGCTTATTACCGGCGGAGCCGACGTTATGGAAGGCTATTTTTATAAGGGCGAGTTGGACTCGTTCGGGCTTGCAATTCCCGCCATTTGGAGAAAAGCCTCTGCAAATGAGAATATTACGAACGGCTATATAAACCGCTGGATGGTTCATTTTCTGCCTGCAGAAGGACTTGCCGGTATATTTATCAATACAAAAGTTCCTTTTTTCAGCAATAAAAAAGTGCGCCAGGCTATGTACTATGCTATAGATATTCAGGGTATGATAGACCAAGCCCTTTACGGAGAATACACTCGTTACCACAATATCGGGGTCGGACATTATTGGGCAGGTGTTTATTTTGATGATACAACTATCAAAAAACCCGACTTTGATCCCGATAAGGCTAAAGAGCTTTTAGCCGAAGCCGGTTATACCGAAATAGGCCCGGACGGTGTTCTTATGAATAAGGCTGGCGAAAGGGCTTCTTTTGAGCTTCTTTATATTGCTGCTCATCATACCGAACGCCTTACAATTCTTAAAGAACAGGCAAAAAAAGCGGGTGTCGAAATTGAGCTTAAAATGCAGGCAAGCGGTGCTTTTAACGATGTTTTAAATAGAAAATTTCAGGCATGGTGGGGTTCTATGAGTACTTATTCACCGCCTAAATACTGGGAATATTTTTCAAAAAGCAATGCCGAAAAACCTCTTACAAACAACTTTTTCGGGTGGTGGAGCCCCGAAATGGAAAAACTTCTTGCAATCGAAGAATCCGGACCAGAGCTTGATGAGCTTGCAAGGATAGACAAAGAAATTCAGCGCATTGTGCATGATGAAGCCTTGATTATACCCGGTTATTACTTGGATTTTTCGCGTATAGCGGCATGGAAGTGGATTCGTTTTCCCTCATGGGGTAATGCAAAATTTATCGACTTTTACGGTTGGGCGGATCCGATGTACTTCGGCTGGATGTGGATGGATGAAAATATCAAGGCTGAAGTTCAAAAAGCTATGGAAGAAGGCAAAACTTACGAACCTCAGGTTTGGCATCTTGCCGAAAGATATATTTTAAAATAG
- a CDS encoding ABC transporter ATP-binding protein: protein MSADELLIIEDLSVAFKTGPGKPMEVLDKIALKLERGKTLSLVGESGCGKSVTASSIMRILPHPYGKITKGSITFEGRNVLDLPIEEMYKMRGSSIAMIFQEPMTALNPVHKVKKQVGEVLELHRPDIKKEELSTHVLKYLKDVEIPSAEQRLNNYPFQLSGGMRQRVMIAMALAGHPKLLIADEPTTALDVTVQAQILALIKALQEKNNMGVIYITHDMGVVAEVSDQVAVMYAGQIVETASVDIIFKNPRHPYTRGLIASMPKLNSEPKTRLPYIKGNVPTPRAYPSTCRFADRCSHATEYCRSNTPILEEFEPDHMIRCFRAREI, encoded by the coding sequence ATGAGTGCAGATGAGCTTCTTATAATAGAAGACCTATCCGTGGCGTTTAAAACCGGTCCCGGCAAGCCTATGGAGGTTTTAGATAAGATTGCATTAAAACTTGAGCGGGGGAAAACTCTTTCATTGGTTGGTGAATCCGGCTGCGGGAAAAGCGTTACGGCTTCTTCCATAATGCGTATTTTACCTCACCCTTACGGTAAAATTACAAAGGGCTCGATAACCTTTGAAGGCAGAAATGTACTTGATTTGCCTATAGAAGAAATGTATAAGATGCGCGGTTCTTCTATTGCTATGATTTTTCAAGAACCTATGACGGCTTTAAATCCCGTTCATAAGGTAAAAAAGCAAGTCGGTGAGGTTTTGGAACTGCATCGTCCAGACATTAAAAAAGAAGAATTATCTACTCATGTTTTAAAATATTTAAAAGATGTTGAAATTCCGTCTGCCGAACAACGTCTTAACAACTATCCTTTTCAGCTTTCAGGCGGTATGAGGCAGCGTGTTATGATTGCTATGGCACTTGCAGGGCATCCTAAATTGCTTATAGCCGATGAGCCTACCACAGCTTTGGACGTTACAGTTCAGGCTCAAATTTTAGCCTTAATTAAGGCCTTACAAGAGAAAAATAACATGGGAGTTATTTATATTACCCATGATATGGGAGTTGTTGCCGAAGTAAGTGACCAAGTGGCGGTTATGTATGCCGGTCAAATTGTAGAAACGGCTTCCGTAGATATTATATTTAAAAATCCTAGGCATCCGTATACCAGAGGCCTTATAGCTTCAATGCCTAAACTTAATTCGGAGCCTAAGACTCGCCTTCCGTATATAAAGGGAAATGTTCCGACTCCACGTGCATATCCTTCTACTTGCCGTTTTGCCGACCGATGCAGCCATGCAACGGAGTATTGTCGGTCAAATACGCCGATTTTGGAAGAATTTGAACCTGATCATATGATTAGATGTTTTAGAGCGAGGGAAATATAA